In Dyadobacter sp. CECT 9275, the following proteins share a genomic window:
- a CDS encoding n-acyl-d-glucosamine 2-epimerase yields the protein MQFDKYAQLYKNALLDDVIPFWLRNSGDTEFGGYFTCLDRTGEVFDTDKFIWLQCRQVWCFSMLYNQVEQKTEWLDFAIQGAAFLEKHGRDQEGNWYFSLTRQGAPLIQPYNIFSDCFASMAFGQLFKATGNSVYGQIALDTFHGILRKRDNTKGIYNKNYPGTRPLQSFALPMIICNLVLEIEHLLDPVLVSDSIAKGIHAVMEEFYQPDLGIILENVTPDGKFSDSFEGRLVNPGHGLESMWFMMDLARRTSDQKLIRKAVDITLNLLEYGWDKEYGGIFYFMDVKGHPPLQLEWDQKLWWVHIETLISLLKGYQLTGDERCRAWFEKVHDYTWAHFPDPENGEWFGYLNREGKVLLPLKGGKWKGCFHVPRGLFQCWKTLEAISAKEPGVITV from the coding sequence ATGCAGTTTGACAAGTATGCTCAACTTTACAAAAATGCTTTATTGGATGATGTAATTCCCTTTTGGTTGAGAAATTCGGGGGATACTGAATTTGGAGGGTATTTTACCTGTCTGGACAGGACTGGCGAGGTATTCGATACCGATAAGTTCATCTGGCTGCAATGCCGGCAAGTCTGGTGTTTTTCAATGTTATACAATCAGGTAGAACAAAAAACGGAATGGCTGGATTTTGCCATTCAGGGAGCAGCATTTTTGGAAAAGCATGGTCGTGATCAGGAAGGCAACTGGTATTTCTCGCTCACCCGTCAGGGAGCACCGCTGATCCAACCCTACAATATATTTTCGGATTGTTTTGCTTCCATGGCTTTCGGGCAGCTTTTTAAGGCTACCGGCAATAGCGTATATGGGCAAATTGCGCTGGATACCTTTCATGGGATACTGCGGAAGAGAGATAACACCAAGGGGATTTATAATAAGAATTACCCAGGAACCAGGCCGTTACAAAGTTTTGCACTGCCGATGATCATCTGCAACCTGGTACTGGAGATTGAACATTTGCTCGATCCTGTCCTGGTCAGCGACAGCATAGCCAAAGGGATTCATGCGGTAATGGAAGAATTTTACCAGCCCGACCTTGGGATCATTCTTGAGAATGTTACCCCGGATGGAAAGTTTTCGGATTCGTTCGAGGGCAGGCTGGTTAACCCCGGGCATGGGTTGGAGTCTATGTGGTTCATGATGGATCTGGCCCGCAGAACCAGTGACCAGAAGCTGATCCGCAAAGCGGTTGATATCACCCTGAACCTGCTGGAATATGGGTGGGACAAGGAATATGGCGGTATCTTTTATTTTATGGATGTGAAAGGACATCCTCCCTTACAGCTCGAATGGGATCAGAAATTGTGGTGGGTACACATAGAAACGCTCATCAGCCTGCTGAAAGGATATCAGCTCACGGGTGATGAAAGGTGCAGGGCCTGGTTTGAAAAAGTACACGATTACACCTGGGCTCATTTCCCTGATCCCGAAAACGGCGAATGGTTTGGGTATCTCAACCGGGAGGGAAAGGTTTTGCTGCCTCTGAAGGGCGGAAAATGGAAAGGTTGTTTTCATGTACCCAGAGGGTTGTTCCAATGCTGGAAAACGCTGGAGGCTATCTCGGCCAAGGAGCCGGGAGTGATCACCGTCTGA
- a CDS encoding sugar MFS transporter, with product MANLPSQATVVNESGESGKSYTPALISLAVLYFMMGFITCLNDTLVPFFKKGFTLSYSESSLVQFYFFLTYGIMSIPAGKVVERVGYKNGMVLGFLVAAFGALLFYPASVFHQYYLFLTALFILAIGIVLLQVAANPYITILGPTKTASARLTLIQGVGSIGTTTAPLFGAYFILAPLQGAVSGSEAVRYPYLGIALVLLLIATAVYFLSLPVIGIQKAGGNSLIKARSIFSFRNLNFGIIAIFAYVGAEVSIGTFLTNYISELLSVTESEANTFVAFYWGSMLVGRLFGFFGLRVLKAPLILSVAAAVSIGLILFSVSTSGYPAVWSMIAVGLCNSVMFAIIFSLSVEGVGSYTTQASGLLSTAIAGGAVVSFAQGVLKDHTTWQVAFLIPAICYVYILFFGINGYKHKNDIFHS from the coding sequence ATGGCAAATTTACCTTCACAGGCAACGGTTGTAAATGAGTCGGGGGAATCAGGGAAAAGTTATACCCCGGCATTGATTTCGCTCGCTGTATTGTATTTTATGATGGGTTTCATTACCTGTTTGAACGATACCCTGGTACCTTTTTTTAAAAAAGGTTTTACATTGAGTTATTCGGAATCGTCCCTGGTACAGTTCTATTTCTTCCTGACTTACGGAATTATGTCCATTCCTGCGGGCAAAGTGGTTGAAAGGGTAGGTTACAAAAACGGCATGGTCCTGGGTTTTCTGGTTGCAGCCTTTGGGGCGCTGCTGTTTTATCCGGCATCGGTTTTTCATCAGTATTACCTTTTTCTGACGGCCCTGTTTATCCTGGCGATCGGCATTGTACTATTGCAGGTTGCAGCTAACCCTTACATCACCATACTGGGCCCCACCAAAACGGCATCGGCGCGGCTGACACTGATCCAGGGAGTGGGTTCAATCGGTACCACAACGGCTCCGCTGTTTGGTGCTTATTTCATTCTGGCTCCGCTGCAGGGTGCTGTCTCGGGAAGTGAAGCTGTAAGATACCCCTATCTGGGTATTGCTCTGGTATTGTTACTGATAGCGACGGCAGTTTATTTTCTTTCTCTCCCGGTAATCGGCATTCAAAAGGCAGGTGGAAACTCCCTGATAAAAGCGCGGAGCATTTTTTCTTTTCGCAACCTTAATTTTGGTATTATTGCCATATTCGCATACGTAGGAGCGGAGGTTTCCATTGGTACTTTCCTGACCAATTATATATCCGAACTACTTTCCGTGACCGAAAGTGAGGCCAATACCTTTGTAGCTTTTTATTGGGGAAGTATGCTCGTAGGGCGGCTGTTCGGTTTTTTCGGTCTGAGGGTTTTGAAAGCCCCACTGATACTGAGCGTAGCCGCGGCGGTATCCATCGGATTAATTTTGTTTTCTGTCAGTACCAGCGGATATCCGGCGGTTTGGAGTATGATTGCGGTGGGGTTATGTAATTCGGTAATGTTCGCCATTATTTTTTCACTTTCGGTGGAAGGGGTCGGAAGTTATACTACCCAGGCATCAGGACTGTTATCGACAGCCATTGCAGGAGGGGCCGTTGTTTCCTTCGCCCAGGGTGTTTTAAAGGATCATACCACCTGGCAGGTGGCTTTTTTAATTCCCGCGATTTGTTATGTTTATATCCTATTTTTTGGAATAAACGGTTATAAGCATAAGAACGACATCTTTCATAGCTGA